One window of the Deltaproteobacteria bacterium genome contains the following:
- a CDS encoding PilZ domain-containing protein, whose amino-acid sequence MPELMAELERRGQRRVQPRTACELFVGARRFEGTIEDVSRGGAFVRTDAPVRRGARVRVRWEGEERFALVVHERPVPSFLRWVSTPGIGLRWTPLDSARPL is encoded by the coding sequence ATGCCCGAGCTGATGGCCGAGCTGGAGCGGCGCGGGCAGCGCCGCGTGCAGCCCCGGACCGCGTGCGAGCTCTTCGTCGGCGCGCGCCGCTTCGAGGGCACGATCGAGGACGTCTCGCGCGGCGGTGCGTTCGTGCGGACCGACGCGCCGGTGCGGCGCGGCGCGCGGGTCCGCGTGCGCTGGGAGGGTGAGGAGCGCTTCGCGCTGGTGGTGCACGAGCGCCCGGTGCCCTCGTTCCTGCGTTGGGTCTCGACGCCGGGGATCGGGCTGCGCTGGACGCCGCTCGATTCCGCGCGTCCGCTCTGA
- a CDS encoding TetR/AcrR family transcriptional regulator, translating to MSASPPLHPLPLASVARPKQARSEATLQRLLDAAEALIEETGSAEISIPAIVRRARSSVGGFYARFRDKTELLRALEERFFREQQARLERLTRPEAWGQAGVAEIVRFCAAELVGVFRQHRTLIRAFVARAIHDLEFRGEAQRFERAVADRVTALLLSRPDAIGHPRPALGVRVAVAIVFGAMTAGVLFGDPRDGIASLPAEEAAEELARNFLGHLQVRSAAP from the coding sequence GTGTCCGCTTCCCCTCCGCTCCACCCGCTCCCGCTCGCGAGCGTCGCGCGCCCGAAGCAGGCCCGCAGCGAGGCGACCCTGCAGCGGCTGCTCGACGCCGCCGAGGCGCTGATCGAGGAGACCGGCTCCGCGGAGATCTCGATCCCGGCGATCGTGCGCCGCGCGCGCTCGTCGGTGGGTGGCTTCTACGCGCGCTTCCGCGACAAGACCGAGCTCCTGCGCGCGCTCGAGGAGCGCTTCTTCCGCGAGCAGCAGGCCCGCCTCGAGCGCCTCACCCGGCCCGAGGCCTGGGGCCAGGCGGGCGTCGCGGAGATCGTGCGCTTCTGCGCGGCCGAGCTGGTCGGGGTCTTCCGCCAGCACCGCACGCTGATCCGTGCCTTCGTGGCGCGCGCGATCCACGACCTCGAGTTCCGCGGCGAGGCGCAGCGCTTCGAGCGCGCGGTGGCCGACCGCGTGACGGCGCTCCTGCTCTCGCGCCCGGACGCGATCGGCCATCCGCGGCCGGCGCTCGGCGTCCGGGTCGCGGTCGCGATCGTGTTCGGCGCGATGACCGCCGGCGTGCTCTTCGGCGACCCGCGCGACGGCATCGCTTCGCTGCCCGCCGAGGAGGCCGCCGAGGAGCTCGCGCGGAACTTCCTCGGTCACCTGCAGGTCCGCTCGGCCGCACCCTGA
- a CDS encoding ferritin-like domain-containing protein: protein MRYSQRNPLPIPAAGEFQRVSSTIDAVFDWQYELKRQKLMELYEKGKAATWNATDLDWSIDVDIEKMVSQRQMAGGGGVVNQFLAPPRPLDEREALTLNLNMNAFMLSQFLHGEQGALLATAKIVETVPWAEAKFYAANQVADEARHVEVYHRYLTEKLGVSYEVHPSLATMLDDILRDSRWDVTYLGMQILIEGLALAAFGMQKLMMAEEPLIVDITTRIMADESRHVAFGVISLEEVYQGMSAAELREREDFVIEATHLMRERLLMQPVFERLGWPLEVWMPWALETPFMRGFRQMLFSKIVPNLKRLGLLTPRVREAYAKLDLLRFEHLKDSVEDPEVQPPAELVQLLLQVLASRQAETPGAPG, encoded by the coding sequence GTGCGTTATTCCCAGCGCAATCCCCTTCCGATCCCCGCCGCCGGTGAGTTCCAGCGCGTCTCTTCGACGATCGACGCCGTCTTCGACTGGCAGTACGAGCTGAAGCGCCAGAAGCTGATGGAGCTCTACGAGAAGGGGAAGGCGGCCACCTGGAACGCCACCGACCTCGACTGGTCGATCGACGTGGACATCGAGAAGATGGTGTCGCAGCGCCAGATGGCGGGCGGGGGCGGCGTCGTCAACCAGTTCCTGGCCCCCCCGCGCCCGCTCGACGAGCGCGAGGCGCTGACCCTCAACCTGAACATGAACGCCTTCATGCTCTCGCAGTTCCTGCACGGCGAGCAGGGCGCGCTCCTGGCGACGGCCAAGATCGTGGAGACGGTGCCCTGGGCGGAGGCCAAGTTCTACGCCGCCAACCAGGTGGCCGACGAGGCCCGTCACGTCGAGGTGTACCACCGCTACCTCACCGAGAAGCTCGGCGTCTCCTACGAGGTCCACCCGAGCCTCGCGACGATGCTCGACGACATCCTCCGCGACTCGCGCTGGGACGTCACCTACCTCGGCATGCAGATCCTGATCGAAGGGCTCGCGCTGGCCGCCTTCGGCATGCAGAAGCTCATGATGGCCGAGGAGCCGCTGATCGTGGACATCACGACGCGGATCATGGCCGACGAGTCGCGACACGTGGCCTTCGGCGTGATCTCGCTCGAGGAGGTCTACCAGGGGATGTCGGCTGCCGAGCTGCGCGAGCGCGAGGACTTCGTGATCGAGGCCACGCACCTGATGCGCGAGCGGCTGCTCATGCAGCCGGTCTTCGAGCGCCTCGGCTGGCCGCTCGAGGTGTGGATGCCGTGGGCGCTCGAGACCCCCTTCATGCGCGGCTTCCGGCAGATGCTCTTCTCGAAGATCGTGCCCAACCTGAAGCGCCTGGGGCTGCTCACGCCGCGCGTGCGCGAGGCGTACGCGAAGCTCGACCTGCTGCGCTTCGAGCATCTGAAGGACTCCGTCGAGGACCCCGAGGTGCAGCCGCCGGCCGAGCTGGTGCAGCTCCTGCTCCAGGTACTGGCGAGCCGCCAGGCGGAGACGCCGGGCGCGCCGGGCTGA
- a CDS encoding aldehyde dehydrogenase family protein: MSAAPQPASPVDAIPERVARLRATFDAGRTRPAAYRLAQLDRLRALLHENGDALVRALEADLRKPDPEGWVTDVGFAIGEIDIARKQLRRWMKPRRVATPLQIQPARSWIVPEPVGVVLVIAPWNYPVQLALAPLAAAIAAGNAALIKPSEVTPHVSAALAGLLPRYLDPDAYAIVEGGVAETQALLAERWDHIFYTGNGRVGRIVMAAAAKHLTPVTLELGGKSPCLVDEDVDLDVAARRIAWGKFLNCGQTCVAPDYVLVHEARERELVERLAHWVRTFYGDAPQQSPDLARIVNEQHVDRLAKLLESGTAVIGGQVDRADRYVAPTILRDVSPDSPVMQEEIFGPILPVLPVRDMEQAIGFVNARPKPLALYVFTRRQAVEEAVLERTSAGGVTVNAAIWHLANPNLPFGGVGESGMGAYHGKHGFDAMSHWKPVLKKSTRIDPKLGYPPYTKLEKALIKRFA; this comes from the coding sequence ATGAGCGCCGCCCCGCAGCCCGCCAGCCCCGTCGACGCGATCCCCGAGCGGGTCGCCCGCCTGCGGGCGACCTTCGACGCGGGCCGCACGCGCCCCGCCGCGTACCGGCTCGCCCAGCTCGACCGGCTGCGCGCGCTGCTCCACGAGAACGGCGACGCGCTGGTCCGCGCGCTCGAGGCCGACCTGCGCAAGCCCGACCCCGAGGGCTGGGTCACGGACGTCGGCTTCGCGATCGGCGAGATCGACATCGCCCGCAAGCAGCTCCGGCGCTGGATGAAGCCGCGCCGGGTCGCGACGCCGCTCCAGATCCAGCCCGCCCGCTCGTGGATCGTGCCCGAGCCGGTCGGCGTGGTGCTGGTGATCGCGCCCTGGAACTACCCGGTGCAGCTCGCGCTGGCCCCGCTCGCGGCGGCGATCGCGGCGGGCAACGCCGCGCTGATCAAGCCCTCCGAGGTGACGCCGCACGTCTCCGCCGCGCTCGCCGGGCTGCTCCCGCGCTATCTCGACCCCGATGCCTACGCGATCGTCGAGGGCGGCGTCGCCGAGACCCAGGCGCTGCTGGCCGAACGCTGGGACCACATCTTCTACACCGGGAACGGCCGGGTGGGCCGGATCGTGATGGCGGCGGCCGCGAAGCACCTGACGCCGGTCACGCTCGAGCTCGGCGGCAAGAGCCCCTGCCTGGTGGACGAGGACGTGGACCTCGACGTGGCGGCGCGCCGGATCGCCTGGGGCAAGTTCCTGAACTGCGGGCAGACCTGCGTGGCGCCCGACTACGTGCTGGTGCACGAGGCGCGCGAGCGCGAGCTCGTCGAGCGCCTCGCCCACTGGGTGCGGACGTTCTACGGCGACGCGCCCCAGCAGAGCCCCGATCTCGCGCGGATCGTGAACGAGCAGCACGTCGACCGGCTCGCGAAGCTCCTCGAGAGCGGGACGGCGGTGATCGGCGGACAGGTGGACCGCGCCGACCGTTACGTCGCGCCCACGATCCTGCGCGACGTGTCCCCGGACTCGCCGGTGATGCAGGAGGAGATCTTCGGCCCGATCCTGCCCGTGCTGCCGGTGCGCGACATGGAGCAGGCGATCGGGTTCGTGAACGCGCGCCCGAAGCCCTTGGCGCTCTACGTCTTCACGCGCCGCCAGGCCGTCGAGGAGGCGGTCCTCGAGCGGACCAGCGCCGGCGGCGTCACGGTGAACGCGGCGATCTGGCACCTCGCCAACCCGAACCTGCCCTTCGGCGGCGTCGGCGAGAGCGGGATGGGCGCCTACCACGGCAAGCACGGCTTCGACGCGATGAGCCACTGGAAGCCGGTGCTCAAGAAGAGCACCCGGATCGACCCGAAGCTCGGCTACCCGCCCTACACGAAGCTCGAGAAGGCGCTCATCAAGCGCTTCGCATGA